In one window of Henckelia pumila isolate YLH828 chromosome 1, ASM3356847v2, whole genome shotgun sequence DNA:
- the LOC140876362 gene encoding uncharacterized protein isoform X2 has protein sequence MGEMTGGGGGRGRRQWRRKTMAGGRGTTETKIDINTNHNECPNSNSVITETPPGIPNITELPPTSTAELDFYTQARKALSFRPPFLSDESQTSTASVSGANDLPNGLTHLLSRHSDGRKRHKKPHSGTEKKSSAPKQPPRAGILWTETDEYFRELTIEDIERLEEVAVGFSGNEKCFMIPCLDNDDCVRRRYDALNGLLMRFCENDGSSIANGNELNTNGMVKEMLVKEEKQDSMDVDGDEGENGNLLIIEENNGDKRENDGKKPSSFSGVEWLLGSRNKIYLASERPSKKRKLLGRDAGLEKLHVARPVAGLDSICHYCSYGQNDDHLNCLIKCSSCGMVVHQRCYGVEEEVNNSWLCSWCKHKDTVDLTSEMPCLLCPKQGGALKPVRKTGFVSEDEGSEVEFAHLFCCQWIPEVYLEYTGSMEPIMNVDKLKNARRKSVCTLCKVKCGACVWCSNGACRTSFHPICAREAMYRMEIWGKLGCDEVELRAYCSKHSEVQHDSCSQNAEDVSSAADTDHSKLDDLLMDKEAILDNNGPCSGPHQADKEAVDRNDNEDVNADGPLNITLILKKLIDMRKVDAKDVALEIGVAPGSLNSILTDNHMAPELQCKIVKWLKDHAHIASLQKTLKVKIKPIAVPNAAADVAEGASSVSVEKSDIADAVPVKSVPPRRRTKGNMRISGDEISGPCKEKVDVTTEQGVDTRVRGGEDLNGPPGEFLPGETKVVIDPVLHEDNSLSDPSKFGDEMSRDLSHCHGLAQETKKSEQMTTHPLLVTNGECKVSSYVHPFIYSKLLQTQNGMLEKTVDYESSDREVSQFEASSSSGHCCHNHSLRATSGGGLSEFDREILDQLIKARNLNMLKLSPEDEVEGELIYSQQSLLSNAVTKKRLCDDVVMKVARSLPQELDDVGNKKWDAVLVCQYNHELRETKKQGRKERRHREAQAILAAATAAAAASSRISSFRKDALEESAHQEELLKMNAFDLRPGAYSQLNPRVKETLSMSAVARTSLDATCDTFNLASDISKELPRTCDICRRSETVLNPILVCSRCKVTVHLDCYCSIKSSTGPWHCELCEELFSSQGPGALTTYSLEKPFLIAECVLCGGTAGAFRKSVDGQWVHALCAEWVLESTYRRGQVNPIQRMETVCKGVDSCIVCSRKQGVCLKCSYGHCQSTFHPTCARSAGFHMTVQTVGAKLQHKAYCEKHSSEQKAKVDTQRYGVEELKSLKQIRVELERLRLLCERIIKREKLKRELVTCSHHILASSRDSVLSALARHPFYQPEISSESATTSIQGYTDGYKSGSEIVQRSDDITVDSTVAGKRRIKISISMDNQRPPYSSASQNLQLPKPLERVSVSGKQIPQRHSVVPRNPSDDVEKHSKYNKHTETFEKELVMTSDQASMKNQRLPKGFVYVPVQCLSKDKETVPDASSGEPMERNV, from the exons ATGGGCGAGATGACCGGTGGAGGCGGAGGCCGAGGTCGACGCCAGTGGCGTAGAAAGACGATGGCCGGTGGTAGGGGCACCACCGAGACAAAGATTGATATTAATACCAATCATAACGAGTGCCCTAATTCCAATTCAGTAATTACGGAAACGCCCCCGGGTATTCCAAATATCACGGAACTGCCCCCGACGTCTACAGCCGAGCTTGATTTCTACACTCAAGCTCGTAAAGCACTATCCTTTCGCCCGCCCTTCCTCTCGGACGAGTCACAGACATCTACAGCTTCTGTTTCCGGTGCTAATGATTTGCCCAATGGACTGACGCATTTGTTGAGTAGGCATTCCGATGGTCGTAAAAGGCACAAGAAGCCACATTCTGGCACGGAGAAAAAGTCCTCAGCCCCTAAGCAGCCGCCACGCGCAGGCATTCTTTGGACTGAGACTGATGAGTACTTTCGAGAATTGACAATTGAGGACATCGAAAGGTTGGAAGAGGTTGCAGTTGGGTTTTCTGGCAATGAAAAGTGTTTTATGATTCCATGTTTGGATAACGATGATTGTGTTCGTCGACGATATGATGCACTAAATGGATTGCTTATGCGATTCTGTGAGAATGATGGCTCGAGTATAGCTAATGGGAATGAATTGAATACGAATGGGATGGTTAAGGAGATGTTGGTGAAGGAAGAGAAGCAAGACTCCATGGATGTGGATGGTGATGAGGGAGAAAATGGCAATCTACTAATCATAGAAGAAAATAACGGAGACAAGAGAGAGAATGATGGGAAAAAACCTTCTTCTTTTAGTGGTGTAGAATGGCTTTTAGgatcaagaaataaaatttatctGGCATCAGAGCGACCTTCTAAGAAAAGGAAATTGCTAGGGAGAGATGCAGGCTTGGAGAAGCTCCATGTGGCACGTCCAGTTGCGGGGTTAGATTCTATCTGTCATTATTGTAGTTATGGTCAAAATGACGACCACTTGAATTGCCTAATCAAGTGTAGTTCTTGTGGGATGGTGGTACATCAGAGGTGttatggagttgaagaagaggtCAATAATTCTTGGCTGTGTTCGTGGTGTAAACACAAGGATACTGTGGATTTGACTTCAGAGATGCCATGTTTGCTTTGTCCTAAACAAGGTGGTGCCCTGAAGCCTGTGCGTAAAACAGGTTTTGTGAGTGAGGACGAGGGCTCTGAGGTTGAGTTTGCTCATTTGTTTTGCTGTCAGTGGATTCCTGAGGTCTATTTGGAGTACACCGGATCAATGGAACCAATCATGAATGTGGATAAATTAAAGAATGCGAGAAGGAAGTCTGTTTGCACTTTGTGCAAGGTTAAATGTGGTGCTTGTGTCTGGTGCAGCAACG GAGCTTGTAGAACCTCATTCCATCCAATCTGTGCCAGGGAGGCTATGTATAGAATGGAGATATGGGGAAAACTTGGATGTGACGAG GTTGAATTGCGTGCATATTGCTCTAAACATTCAGAAGTTCAGCATGATAGTTGCAGTCAAAATGCTGAAGATGTTTCTTCTGCAG CTGACACGGATCATAGTAAGCTGGATGATCTTTTGATGGATAAAGAGGCTATATTAGATAATAATGGACCATGTTCCGGACCACATCAGGCTGATAAGGAGGCAGTAGATAGGAATGACAACGAAGATGTTAATGCTGATGGTCCTCTCAATATCACTTTGATACTGAAGAAG TTGATTGATATGCGGAAAGTTGATGCAAAAGATGTGGCCTTAGAGATTGGTGTTGCACCGGGTTCATTGAACTCAATTTTAACA GATAATCACATGGCACCTGAATTACAATGCAAAATAGTTAAATGGTTGAAAGACCATGCTCATATTGCTAGCTTGCAGAAAACTTTGAAAGTGAAGATTAAACCAATAGCCGTACCCAATGCTGCGGCAGATGTAGCTGAAGGTGCTAGTTCTGTTTCAGTTGAGAAATCTGATATTGCTGATGCAGTTCCTGTTAAATCTGTTCCTCCCCGGAGAAGAACAAAAGGAAACATGAGGATTTCGGGAGACGAAATATCAGGCCCCTGTAAGGAGAAAGTTGATGTAACCACCGAGCAAGGTGTTGACACGCGCGTTCGTGGTGGAGAGGATTTAAATGGTCCACCTGGGGAGTTTTTACCTGGTGAAACCAAG GTGGTGATTGATCCTGTGCTGCACGAAGATAATTCATTGAGCGATCCCTCAAAATTTGGAG ATGAGATGTCAAGAGATCTATCCCACTGTCATGGTCTTGCTCAGGAGACTAAAAAATCAGAGCAGATGACTACTCATCCACTCTTAGTGAC AAATGGGGAATGTAAGGTCAGTTCATATGTGCATCCATTTATCTACAGCAAATTGTTGCAGACACAGAATGGCATGCTTGAGAAGACTGTGGATTACGAGTCGTCAG ACCGAGAAGTTTCACAGTTCGAAGCATCTTCTAGTTCTGGCCACTGTTGTCATAATCATAGCTTGCGTGCAACTTCTGGTGGTGGGCTATCTGAATTTGATAGAGAAATTCTTGACCAATTGATCAAGGCGAGAAATCTGAATATGCTGAAATTGTCTCCTGAAGACGAAGTGGAAGGAGAACTTATTTATTCTCAGCAAAGCCTCCTTAGCAATGCTGTTACAAAGAAACGCCTATGTG ATGATGTGGTGATGAAGGTTGCTAGGAGTCTTCCTCAGGAGCTTGATGATGTAGGAAATAAAAAATGGGATGCTGTGTTAGTTTGCCAATATAATCATGAGCTTAGGGAAACAAAAAAGCAGGGCAGGAAAGAGCGTCGGCATAGGGAAGCTCAGGCTATATTGGCTGCTGCAACTGCTGCAGCTGCTGCTTCATCTAGAATATCATCATTTAGGAAAGATGCACTTGAAGAGTCAGCTCACCAGGAG GAACTTTTGAAAATGAATGCCTTTGATTTAAGGCCTGGGGCTTACTCACAATTGAATCCTCGAGTGAAAGAGACTCTTTCTATGTCTGCTGTTGCAAGAACTTCGCTAGATGCAACATGTGATACTTTCAATTTAGCTTCAGATATTTCAAAAGAACTTCCCAGAACGTGTGATATATGCAGACGTTCTGAGACAGTTTTGAACCCAATTTTAGTTTGTTCCAGATGCAAG GTTACAGTACATTTGGATTGCTATTGTAGCATCAAAAGCTCAACGGGGCCATGGCACTGCGAATTATGTGAAGAACTATTTTCTTCTCAAGGACCTGGAGCTCTGACAACATATTCTTTGGAGAAGCCTTTCTTGATCGCAGAATGTGTTTTATGTGGTGGTACTGCAGGCGCTTTTAGGAAGTCAGTAGATGGTCAATGGGTACATGCGTTATGTGCTGAA TGGGTGTTGGAATCAACGTACAGAAGAGGACAAGTCAATCCTATCCAGAGAATG GAAACTGTCTGCAAGGGAGTTGATTCTTGCATTGTTTGCTCTCGAAAACAGGGTGTCTGCCTTAAG TGTAGTTATGGTCACTGTCAGAGCACATTTCATCCTACTTGTGCTAGAAGTGCTGGTTTCCACATGACGGTACAGACTGTTGGGGCCAAGTTGCAGCACAAGGCTTACTGTGAAAAGCATAGTTCAGAGCAGAAAGCGAAg GTTGACACTCAAAGGTATGGGGTTGAAGAGCTTAAGAGTCTTAAGCAAATTAGG GTTGAGTTGGAAAGATTGCGCCTTCTATGTGAAAGAATTATCAAAAGGGAGAAATTGAAG CGCGAATTGGTTACTTGCTCACATCATATTCTTGCTTCAAGTCGAGACTCTGTTCTGTCTGCTTTGGCTCGTCACCCTTTTTATCAGCCTGAAATCAGTTCGGAATCAGCTACAACCTCAATCCAAGGCTACACTGATGGCTACAAATCAGGCAGCGAAATAGTACAAAGATCAGATGACATAACGGTCGATAGCACAGTTGCAGGCAAAAGGCGAATTAAAATTTCGATCTCCATGGACAACCAAAGACCACCCTACAGTTCTGCATCCCAAAACCTTCAGTTGCCAAAACCTTTGGAGAGGGTTTCAGTTTCTGGGAAGCAAATTCCACAGAGACATTCTGTTGTGCCTCGGAATCCGTCGGATGATGTGGAAAAGCATTCCAAGTATAATAAA CACACTGAAACTTTCGAAAAAGAGCTTGTAATGACCTCAGACCAAGCATCCATGAAGAATCAGCGGCTACCTAAAGGATTCGTTTATGTTCCTGTTCAGTGCCTTTCTAAGGACAAGGAGACTGTTCCAGATGCATCTTCTGGTGAACCCATGGAACGTAATGTGTAG
- the LOC140876362 gene encoding uncharacterized protein isoform X1, giving the protein MGEMTGGGGGRGRRQWRRKTMAGGRGTTETKIDINTNHNECPNSNSVITETPPGIPNITELPPTSTAELDFYTQARKALSFRPPFLSDESQTSTASVSGANDLPNGLTHLLSRHSDGRKRHKKPHSGTEKKSSAPKQPPRAGILWTETDEYFRELTIEDIERLEEVAVGFSGNEKCFMIPCLDNDDCVRRRYDALNGLLMRFCENDGSSIANGNELNTNGMVKEMLVKEEKQDSMDVDGDEGENGNLLIIEENNGDKRENDGKKPSSFSGVEWLLGSRNKIYLASERPSKKRKLLGRDAGLEKLHVARPVAGLDSICHYCSYGQNDDHLNCLIKCSSCGMVVHQRCYGVEEEVNNSWLCSWCKHKDTVDLTSEMPCLLCPKQGGALKPVRKTGFVSEDEGSEVEFAHLFCCQWIPEVYLEYTGSMEPIMNVDKLKNARRKSVCTLCKVKCGACVWCSNGACRTSFHPICAREAMYRMEIWGKLGCDEVELRAYCSKHSEVQHDSCSQNAEDVSSAADTDHSKLDDLLMDKEAILDNNGPCSGPHQADKEAVDRNDNEDVNADGPLNITLILKKLIDMRKVDAKDVALEIGVAPGSLNSILTDNHMAPELQCKIVKWLKDHAHIASLQKTLKVKIKPIAVPNAAADVAEGASSVSVEKSDIADAVPVKSVPPRRRTKGNMRISGDEISGPCKEKVDVTTEQGVDTRVRGGEDLNGPPGEFLPGETKVVIDPVLHEDNSLSDPSKFGDEMSRDLSHCHGLAQETKKSEQMTTHPLLVTNGECKVSSYVHPFIYSKLLQTQNGMLEKTVDYESSDLTDREVSQFEASSSSGHCCHNHSLRATSGGGLSEFDREILDQLIKARNLNMLKLSPEDEVEGELIYSQQSLLSNAVTKKRLCDDVVMKVARSLPQELDDVGNKKWDAVLVCQYNHELRETKKQGRKERRHREAQAILAAATAAAAASSRISSFRKDALEESAHQEELLKMNAFDLRPGAYSQLNPRVKETLSMSAVARTSLDATCDTFNLASDISKELPRTCDICRRSETVLNPILVCSRCKVTVHLDCYCSIKSSTGPWHCELCEELFSSQGPGALTTYSLEKPFLIAECVLCGGTAGAFRKSVDGQWVHALCAEWVLESTYRRGQVNPIQRMETVCKGVDSCIVCSRKQGVCLKCSYGHCQSTFHPTCARSAGFHMTVQTVGAKLQHKAYCEKHSSEQKAKVDTQRYGVEELKSLKQIRVELERLRLLCERIIKREKLKRELVTCSHHILASSRDSVLSALARHPFYQPEISSESATTSIQGYTDGYKSGSEIVQRSDDITVDSTVAGKRRIKISISMDNQRPPYSSASQNLQLPKPLERVSVSGKQIPQRHSVVPRNPSDDVEKHSKYNKHTETFEKELVMTSDQASMKNQRLPKGFVYVPVQCLSKDKETVPDASSGEPMERNV; this is encoded by the exons ATGGGCGAGATGACCGGTGGAGGCGGAGGCCGAGGTCGACGCCAGTGGCGTAGAAAGACGATGGCCGGTGGTAGGGGCACCACCGAGACAAAGATTGATATTAATACCAATCATAACGAGTGCCCTAATTCCAATTCAGTAATTACGGAAACGCCCCCGGGTATTCCAAATATCACGGAACTGCCCCCGACGTCTACAGCCGAGCTTGATTTCTACACTCAAGCTCGTAAAGCACTATCCTTTCGCCCGCCCTTCCTCTCGGACGAGTCACAGACATCTACAGCTTCTGTTTCCGGTGCTAATGATTTGCCCAATGGACTGACGCATTTGTTGAGTAGGCATTCCGATGGTCGTAAAAGGCACAAGAAGCCACATTCTGGCACGGAGAAAAAGTCCTCAGCCCCTAAGCAGCCGCCACGCGCAGGCATTCTTTGGACTGAGACTGATGAGTACTTTCGAGAATTGACAATTGAGGACATCGAAAGGTTGGAAGAGGTTGCAGTTGGGTTTTCTGGCAATGAAAAGTGTTTTATGATTCCATGTTTGGATAACGATGATTGTGTTCGTCGACGATATGATGCACTAAATGGATTGCTTATGCGATTCTGTGAGAATGATGGCTCGAGTATAGCTAATGGGAATGAATTGAATACGAATGGGATGGTTAAGGAGATGTTGGTGAAGGAAGAGAAGCAAGACTCCATGGATGTGGATGGTGATGAGGGAGAAAATGGCAATCTACTAATCATAGAAGAAAATAACGGAGACAAGAGAGAGAATGATGGGAAAAAACCTTCTTCTTTTAGTGGTGTAGAATGGCTTTTAGgatcaagaaataaaatttatctGGCATCAGAGCGACCTTCTAAGAAAAGGAAATTGCTAGGGAGAGATGCAGGCTTGGAGAAGCTCCATGTGGCACGTCCAGTTGCGGGGTTAGATTCTATCTGTCATTATTGTAGTTATGGTCAAAATGACGACCACTTGAATTGCCTAATCAAGTGTAGTTCTTGTGGGATGGTGGTACATCAGAGGTGttatggagttgaagaagaggtCAATAATTCTTGGCTGTGTTCGTGGTGTAAACACAAGGATACTGTGGATTTGACTTCAGAGATGCCATGTTTGCTTTGTCCTAAACAAGGTGGTGCCCTGAAGCCTGTGCGTAAAACAGGTTTTGTGAGTGAGGACGAGGGCTCTGAGGTTGAGTTTGCTCATTTGTTTTGCTGTCAGTGGATTCCTGAGGTCTATTTGGAGTACACCGGATCAATGGAACCAATCATGAATGTGGATAAATTAAAGAATGCGAGAAGGAAGTCTGTTTGCACTTTGTGCAAGGTTAAATGTGGTGCTTGTGTCTGGTGCAGCAACG GAGCTTGTAGAACCTCATTCCATCCAATCTGTGCCAGGGAGGCTATGTATAGAATGGAGATATGGGGAAAACTTGGATGTGACGAG GTTGAATTGCGTGCATATTGCTCTAAACATTCAGAAGTTCAGCATGATAGTTGCAGTCAAAATGCTGAAGATGTTTCTTCTGCAG CTGACACGGATCATAGTAAGCTGGATGATCTTTTGATGGATAAAGAGGCTATATTAGATAATAATGGACCATGTTCCGGACCACATCAGGCTGATAAGGAGGCAGTAGATAGGAATGACAACGAAGATGTTAATGCTGATGGTCCTCTCAATATCACTTTGATACTGAAGAAG TTGATTGATATGCGGAAAGTTGATGCAAAAGATGTGGCCTTAGAGATTGGTGTTGCACCGGGTTCATTGAACTCAATTTTAACA GATAATCACATGGCACCTGAATTACAATGCAAAATAGTTAAATGGTTGAAAGACCATGCTCATATTGCTAGCTTGCAGAAAACTTTGAAAGTGAAGATTAAACCAATAGCCGTACCCAATGCTGCGGCAGATGTAGCTGAAGGTGCTAGTTCTGTTTCAGTTGAGAAATCTGATATTGCTGATGCAGTTCCTGTTAAATCTGTTCCTCCCCGGAGAAGAACAAAAGGAAACATGAGGATTTCGGGAGACGAAATATCAGGCCCCTGTAAGGAGAAAGTTGATGTAACCACCGAGCAAGGTGTTGACACGCGCGTTCGTGGTGGAGAGGATTTAAATGGTCCACCTGGGGAGTTTTTACCTGGTGAAACCAAG GTGGTGATTGATCCTGTGCTGCACGAAGATAATTCATTGAGCGATCCCTCAAAATTTGGAG ATGAGATGTCAAGAGATCTATCCCACTGTCATGGTCTTGCTCAGGAGACTAAAAAATCAGAGCAGATGACTACTCATCCACTCTTAGTGAC AAATGGGGAATGTAAGGTCAGTTCATATGTGCATCCATTTATCTACAGCAAATTGTTGCAGACACAGAATGGCATGCTTGAGAAGACTGTGGATTACGAGTCGTCAG ATTTGACAGACCGAGAAGTTTCACAGTTCGAAGCATCTTCTAGTTCTGGCCACTGTTGTCATAATCATAGCTTGCGTGCAACTTCTGGTGGTGGGCTATCTGAATTTGATAGAGAAATTCTTGACCAATTGATCAAGGCGAGAAATCTGAATATGCTGAAATTGTCTCCTGAAGACGAAGTGGAAGGAGAACTTATTTATTCTCAGCAAAGCCTCCTTAGCAATGCTGTTACAAAGAAACGCCTATGTG ATGATGTGGTGATGAAGGTTGCTAGGAGTCTTCCTCAGGAGCTTGATGATGTAGGAAATAAAAAATGGGATGCTGTGTTAGTTTGCCAATATAATCATGAGCTTAGGGAAACAAAAAAGCAGGGCAGGAAAGAGCGTCGGCATAGGGAAGCTCAGGCTATATTGGCTGCTGCAACTGCTGCAGCTGCTGCTTCATCTAGAATATCATCATTTAGGAAAGATGCACTTGAAGAGTCAGCTCACCAGGAG GAACTTTTGAAAATGAATGCCTTTGATTTAAGGCCTGGGGCTTACTCACAATTGAATCCTCGAGTGAAAGAGACTCTTTCTATGTCTGCTGTTGCAAGAACTTCGCTAGATGCAACATGTGATACTTTCAATTTAGCTTCAGATATTTCAAAAGAACTTCCCAGAACGTGTGATATATGCAGACGTTCTGAGACAGTTTTGAACCCAATTTTAGTTTGTTCCAGATGCAAG GTTACAGTACATTTGGATTGCTATTGTAGCATCAAAAGCTCAACGGGGCCATGGCACTGCGAATTATGTGAAGAACTATTTTCTTCTCAAGGACCTGGAGCTCTGACAACATATTCTTTGGAGAAGCCTTTCTTGATCGCAGAATGTGTTTTATGTGGTGGTACTGCAGGCGCTTTTAGGAAGTCAGTAGATGGTCAATGGGTACATGCGTTATGTGCTGAA TGGGTGTTGGAATCAACGTACAGAAGAGGACAAGTCAATCCTATCCAGAGAATG GAAACTGTCTGCAAGGGAGTTGATTCTTGCATTGTTTGCTCTCGAAAACAGGGTGTCTGCCTTAAG TGTAGTTATGGTCACTGTCAGAGCACATTTCATCCTACTTGTGCTAGAAGTGCTGGTTTCCACATGACGGTACAGACTGTTGGGGCCAAGTTGCAGCACAAGGCTTACTGTGAAAAGCATAGTTCAGAGCAGAAAGCGAAg GTTGACACTCAAAGGTATGGGGTTGAAGAGCTTAAGAGTCTTAAGCAAATTAGG GTTGAGTTGGAAAGATTGCGCCTTCTATGTGAAAGAATTATCAAAAGGGAGAAATTGAAG CGCGAATTGGTTACTTGCTCACATCATATTCTTGCTTCAAGTCGAGACTCTGTTCTGTCTGCTTTGGCTCGTCACCCTTTTTATCAGCCTGAAATCAGTTCGGAATCAGCTACAACCTCAATCCAAGGCTACACTGATGGCTACAAATCAGGCAGCGAAATAGTACAAAGATCAGATGACATAACGGTCGATAGCACAGTTGCAGGCAAAAGGCGAATTAAAATTTCGATCTCCATGGACAACCAAAGACCACCCTACAGTTCTGCATCCCAAAACCTTCAGTTGCCAAAACCTTTGGAGAGGGTTTCAGTTTCTGGGAAGCAAATTCCACAGAGACATTCTGTTGTGCCTCGGAATCCGTCGGATGATGTGGAAAAGCATTCCAAGTATAATAAA CACACTGAAACTTTCGAAAAAGAGCTTGTAATGACCTCAGACCAAGCATCCATGAAGAATCAGCGGCTACCTAAAGGATTCGTTTATGTTCCTGTTCAGTGCCTTTCTAAGGACAAGGAGACTGTTCCAGATGCATCTTCTGGTGAACCCATGGAACGTAATGTGTAG